The following are encoded together in the Cicer arietinum cultivar CDC Frontier isolate Library 1 chromosome 2, Cicar.CDCFrontier_v2.0, whole genome shotgun sequence genome:
- the LOC140919364 gene encoding uncharacterized protein, with translation MPVVGNFTLAEKRGEKQLGREVTQAEIHRYLHVNPETNEYTDELSKNIQEQLQQIMKEWDDHQATLPPAQRAGPVQRKQYETASFMHISGGKYKGRVLGAGSLSSTFKKGPTGYIQTETSSSYASTDRSHRPSIDNDLDQLKKQWASEQEEKTQQLIQAAIDKLNEEWKQKFQEQQQQFQQQQQQFQQQQFSFPPVFHQQFPPRPQYLPQQPLFQQQQNYSQYSQQQQPPPNFQQQHQDPPNSAFQQVQQQPPMFQQQQYFHNYPYVPSSSHQIPQPQPDHQTAYRPTMPTAGLIRPDLNQPQPARAPHSTSGGAIEDEIQFQTMMSPPTQIHNTFEGLLSSGMAGNNDGVSGADQRNYYED, from the exons gaaaagcaacttggaagggaggtcactcaggctgagatacatcgctatcttcatgttaatcctgaaacaaatgagtatactgatgaattatcaaaaaatattcag gaacaacttcaacaaatcatgaaagaatgggatgatcatcaagctactcttcctcctgctcagcgagctggtccagtgcagcggaaacaatatgagaccgcaagttttatgcacatcagtggtggcaagtacaaagggcgtgtgctgggtgccggtagtttatcatcaacctttaagaaaggtccaaccggctatattcagactgagacgtcttcttcttatgctagtacggatcgatctcatcgtccgtcgatagataatgatcttgaccagttaaagaagcaatgggcaagtgagcaagaagaaaagacacaacagctgatacaagccgcaattgataaattgaatgaggagtggaaacaaaagtttcaagagcagcagcagcagtttcagcagcaacaacaacaatttcaacaacaacaattttcatttcctcctgtgtttcatcagcagttcccgcctcggcctcaatacttgcctcaacaaccactattccagcagcaacaaaattactctcaatactcccagcagcagcaaccgcctccaaatttccaacagcaacaccaggatcctccgaactctgccttccagcaaGTACAGCAGCAGCCGCCAatgtttcaacaacaacaatattttcataattatccgTATGTTCCGTCCTCTTCACATCAaattcctcaacctcaaccagatcatcaaactgcataccgaccaactatgccaacagctgggttgatcagaccagatttaaatcaacctcaaccagctagGGCTCCTcattcgactagtggtggtgccattgaagatgaaattcaatttcaaaccatgatgtctcctccaacacaaattcataatacttttgagggacttctttCGTCGGGCATGgcaggaaataatgatggtgtgagtggagctgatcagaggaattattatgaggattga